A section of the Falco peregrinus isolate bFalPer1 chromosome 3, bFalPer1.pri, whole genome shotgun sequence genome encodes:
- the LOC101920851 gene encoding natriuretic peptides A, with product MDTKGSFSCGFFLLLLIQLQSSRANPIYSLSPAKELASMEALLERLEDKFAMIEALESNPDLQEPKPQEEISPEFIDDSDDQKAEARLAPITPVSYRDSFLKRLRGLQMPRMMRDSGCFGRRIDRIGSLSGMGCNGESRLSHFTE from the exons ATGGACACTAAAGGCTCATTTTCCTGCGGCttcttcttgctgctgctcatcCAACTTCAGTCCAGCAGAGCCAACCCTATTTACAGCCTCAGCCCTGCCAAAGAACTGGCCAGCATGGAG GCTCTGCTGGAGAGACTGGAGGATAAGTTTGCAATGATTGAAGCCCTGGAGTCCAATCCTGACCTGCAAGAGCCCAAACCCCAGGAGGAGATCTCACCAGAATTCATAGATGATAGTGATGACCAGAAAGCTGAAGCTAGGCTAGCACCCATCACCCCTGTGTCCTACAGGGACTCCTTCCTCAAGAGACTGAGGGGACTGCAGATGCCCAGGATGATGAGAGATTCTGGCTGCTTTGGGAGGAGAATTGATAGAATCGGCTCCCTGAGTGGAATGGGTTGCAATGGTGAGTCCCGGCTAAGCCATTTCACTGAATAG